CCTCCTTTTACATTGAAAGAAAAGCGACCGGGTTTATATCCCCTGATTTTGGCTTCAGGAAGTTCTGTAAATAATGTTCTGATATCTGAAAAAACACCCGTATAGGTGGCAGGGTTAGATCTAGGGGTTCTGCCTATAGGAGATTGATCCACTTCGATTACTTTGTCCAATTCTTTCAGCCCATCGATACTCTTAAAAGGCATAGGTTCCTTTTTTGATCGATAAAATTCACGATTCAAGATGGGATAAAGGGTTTCGTGTATCAAGGTACTTTTACCGCTTCCTGACACTCCTGTGATACAAATCATAGTGCCCAGAGGTAATGTGAGGTTTACGTTTTTGAGGTTATTCCCCGAAGCCCCCTTAAGAACCAAGTTCTTTTCTTTGCCTTTTCTTCTAGTGCTTGGGACAGGCATACCTATTTCTCCACGCAAATAACTAGCAGTGGTGCCATTGGATTTCAAGATTTGCTCAGGTGTGCCAGCTGCCACCACATGACCTCCATGTCTACCTGCGCCAGGCCCCATGTCTAGCACATAGTCAGACTCTAACATCATATCTCGGTCATGTTCTACAACCAAGACAGAATTGCCCAAGTCTCTTAGGCTTTGCAAGGCTTTGATCAATTTCACATTATCTCGCTGGTGCAATCCAATGCTAGGCTCATCCAAAATATATAAAACCCCCACTAGTTGGGTCCCTATCTGTGTGGCAAGTCTGATTCTTTGGGCTTCTCCACCAGAAAGCGTTCGTAAGGGGCGGTTTAAGGTTAAATAGTCAAGGCCAATGTCCAAAAGGAAACCTATTCGCTTACGTATTTCCTTCAGCACTTCTGCGGCAATAATATTTTGTTTGTCAGTAAGTCGACTTTCTATCCCTTCAAACCATTCTCCTAAAGCTCTGATGTCCATCTGAGCCAACTGACCAATATGCTTATTGTCTATCAAAAAATGGAGAGATTCTTTTTTAAGACGATATCCGTCACAATCTGGGCAGACTTGCGTGGTTGTAAATTCACTTACCCATTCCTGAATTTTATCTGAACTACCTTCTTGATATTTAGTGAGGAAATTGATGATCCCTTCAAAAGTAGTGTGCCATTTAGTTCCCGGATGTTTGATCGAATCGACAGCAACCTCTATTTTATCTCCATGTAATAGTATATCAATTACTTCCTCAGGAAGGTTTTTAATAGGAGTGCTTATGGAGCACTTATAATGTTTGAGAATAGCCTCTATCTTTTTGAAGATCCAAATGTTTCTGTATTCTCCAAGTGGAGCAATTCCTCCTCGGGTAATACTTAACTCTGGATCAGGAATGATGCTTTCCCTAGTGATTTCTTCTGTGATTCCTAAGCCGTTGCAGGTTTGACAAGCACCATAAGGACTATTAAAAGAAAAGTTGTTTGGAGCAGGTTCATCGTAAGAAAGGCCAGTTTCTGGATCCATCAAGTATTTGGAAAAATGATGGATTTCACCTTCTTCATCTCTAATCATTATGACGCCTTTTCCATGCTGAAGAGCAGATTTTAAGGATTGTGTAATCCTAAAACGATCTGATTCGTCTGCGACAATCCTGTCTATGACGATTTCGATGTCGTGTATTTTGTATCGGTCCACCTGCATTTTAGGTACCATCTCCAGAACCACTCCATCCACTCTTACTTTTGAGAAGCCCATTTTTCGGATTTGCTCAAAAAGCTCCCGATAATGCCCCTTTCTACCTTTGACTACAGGAGCAAGTATGTAGAGTTTTTTATCCGAAAACTTGGCAAAAAGCTGATCAATGATCTGATCTTCTGTCTGCCTTATCATTTTAGCCCCTGTCATATAGGAAAATGCTTCACCGGCTCTTGCATACATCAAGCGCATGAAATCATAAATCTCGGTGACGGTTCCTACTGTTGATCTTGGGTTTTTGGAAGTCGTTTTTTGCTCAATCGCGATGACTGGAGAAAGTCCATTGATTTTATCAACGTCAGGTCGCTCCATTCCCCCCAAAAATGATCTTGCGTAGGCAGAAAAAGACTCCATGTAGCGTCTTTGGCCTTCCGCATAGATTGTATCAAAAGCGAGAGAACTCTTTCCACTCCCACTCAGGCCTGTCACTACCACAAGTTTATTTCGTGGTATTTTCAGGTCTAGGTTTTGAAGGTTATGCTCGCGCGCACCAAAAATTTCAATAAATTCTTCCTGATGAGAAGTAGGCTGACTCATAAATCATTAGGCAAATTCAATCGGCAAAGGTATGAAATTTAGAGGGTAAGAGGTAGGTGAATTCCAAAATGGATTCAATGTTTATTCAAAACCGAAAGAAATATGACAATTACCCTCTCATATTTTTCAATTTAGAATTTTTTCAATCCTAAAACCTTCTGAAAAACCATAGAACTCTTGAATTGTTCATGGATTCAAAGCACTTCCCAATTTATTGAGGAAGTACTATTTGGTATGACTTACCTCTTTTCACATTAAGGTCCCTATCTCTCAGCCAAGGATTGTATAATTTTAGCTCCTTATAGCTACTGCCATTTTGTTTTGCCCAAGCGGCCAGGTTTTTAATATCATCATCCACTTCTATGGTTTTAAGTGGAGGGTTTTGATAAAAATCACTCTCTTTCAGGTGAAAGCCAAAGGCTCCGGGATTTTCAAAAATGACTTTAAAAGCTAAAATCCGAAACATGTATCTGCTTGTTTCATCATTGAGGTATAAGTCGTAGTAATTGTCAATTAATTGCTCGGATTGTCTTCTGCTAAAACCAGTTTGACCCATATTGTAACTTGCTGCAACTGCAGTCCAGTCTCCGAATTTTGCATGAGATTTATTCAGGTATTTGGTAGCTGCCAAAGTAGCTTTCTGCAGGTGATACCTTTCATCGACGTCCTTGGAGACTTCTAACCCATATTCCTTTCCGGTAGAGGATAGAAATTGCCAAAAACCCTTTGCTCCTGCAGGAGAGGCAACATTCATTAAAGCAGACTCAGCCATAGCTAAGTATTTGAAATCATCAGGAACCCCATTTGCTTTCAGGATTTCCTCTATTTCTGGGATGAACTTTGACGAACGCTTCATAAGGAGAATCATATTGGATTGCCAATAGGCATTCACATATATTTCACGCTCCAGTCGCTCTTTGACATCCGCTATTTCTAACGGGACTTTTTCTCCTGCAAAAGTCAATTCTGCGGGTATATCAAATAACATGACCGAATCTCTCGAGGGTCTAGGCATGCTCTGAAGCATTTCCTCACCAGCCACTGGATTGGCTAATGGGGAACTTGTTGATGGAGATTTGAAAATCGCATAAGCGGACATCCCAATACTCAAAATCAAAAGAAAATAAATAAGATAAAAATGGGTGTTCTTCATTAGAAATTAGGGCTAAGCAAGTATTTGCTGTAGAATTCATCAATAACTTTTACGGCTTCTGTTGCATCTTCTACGATACAAAAAAGGTCTAAGTCTGTCTCACTAATATATTGGTGTTCCAAAAGCGTGTTTTTAATCCAATCCAGCAAACCTGTCCAATAATCTTTTCCTACTAAGACAATCGGGAATCGGCCAATTTTATTGGTTTGAATTAAGGTAAGTGCTTCAAAAAACTCATCCATGGTACCGAATCCTCCCGGGAGGACGACAAATCCCTGAGAATATTTCACAAACATCACCTTTCTCACAAAGAAGTAATCAAAGGTCATGAGTTTATCCCTGTCAATGTAAATATTGTTGAATTGTTCGAAAGGCAGCTCAATGTTTAATCCAACAGATTTACCACCTTCCGAATGAGCTCCTTTGTTACCGGCTTCCATGATTCCTGGTCCACCACCGGTGATGACCCCGTAGCCATGCCTAACTAGCTTGGCAGCAATTTCTTCAGCAGTTTTATAATGTTTATGATCTCTTGCAGTTCTTGCCGACCCAAAGATGGATACACAAGGACCAATTTTCGCTAGTTTTTCAAAACCATCAACAAATTCAGCCATCACTCTAAAAATCACCCAGGAATCTGAGCTTTTTATCTCATTCCAATCTCTTTCTTTAAAAGCCTGTCGGATTCTTTCTTCCTGTTTTTGTTCTTCCTTATTGCTCATATCATTCTTCATTTACTTAAAGAAAACGATCTCTATTGAAAAAAGGATAGTTTCAGTATAGATATCTGGCTTTTTGATAATCTAAACAGCTGAAATTCAGCTGGAAAAATATAAATGGCACTAAGAGAATCTTATGTGAATCCTTTGTCTACCTTCGCAGGAAATTTACATAGGGATGAATCTAGCTGATAAGTCTCAGGCCGTTCTGAATTTATTCGGAGACCTTGAGGAGGAATCAAAATTATTTACCTCCAAAAGTGGCTTAGGCTGTCTGAATGGATGTGGTGCGTGTTGTTCCAAGCCTGAAGTTTCGGCGAGCGCATTAGAATTTTTACCTCTTGCTTTTGATTTATATAAGAAGGGGTTGGCTGAGTCCAGCTTAGAATTGTTAGATAAAGAAGGGGAGGGTGCTAGTTGCTTAATGTATAAGTCCCATTCTTTGGATGGGAAAATGGGCTTTTGTGGCAACTATTCCAACAGAGGGATGATCTGCAGACTTTTTGGAGCTTCCTATCGGAAGAATAAATATGGTCAGAAAGATATAATCACCTGTAAAATCCTGAAGGAAAATAAAGAGGAAGCATTTTTAAAGGCCAGTATCTCGATAAATGATGAATTGCCAATACCAAATGCCACTAAATATTACATGCATTTAGAGGAGATAGATGAAGCCTTATGTAGGCAGGTTCCCATTAATCTTGCTATTGGTAGAGCTTTAGAACTTGTGCTTAGGTTTAAGTTTTATGAAGAAGAAGAAATAGAGGTGCTCACCTAATTTTTTTGGTCCTACGATTTGAAGTATATTGTGATTCAAATTTGAACCAAATTTTACTATATGTTAAATATTGGAGATATAGTTCAGACAGTCAAAGGAATTGTTGAGACTAAAATCGATATTGTTAAGCATGACATTCAAGAAGAGTTTCTAGGAATTATTTCCAGACTATTGCTGCTTTTCTTTATGGCAGCAATCTGTTTACTAGTGCTTTTGTTTTTCAGCTTTTCACTTGCTTTCTATCTCAGTCAATTTACCAACACGCCTTTCATGGGCTTCTTGTTAGTAGGTCTGATTTACTTGGCAATTTTAGGCTTTCTTTACGTTAGTAGATATTCTAAAAGTATTCAGAGAAATATTCAAAGTGGTATGAAGGTATTCATTTTCAATGCCCGGAAGATTAAGAATAATAAAGATGAGCAAGGAACTTGAAGACAAAGCTGAGGAGTTAGAGCAAACGCTTTCAAAGCAGCTTGACTTATTAAAGAAGGATTCTGAACAATGGGTGAAAATAGGCGCAGTGGCTCTTGCCGGTGGCTTGATAGCCTTTGCGATTACCAGTAGAAAGAGTCGTAAAAAGAACCGGGATACTGAAAAAGCAATTGCAGTTCTGGAAAAAGAAGGCCTTTTGACTGAAGAGCTTGAGCATAAATTAAAAAGCTCGAATAAATCTGGAGGGTTTTGGCCTAGCTTAAGCCAAAGGTTAATGATTCTGGGACTAGCCATGGCCAAAGAAAAGCTATTGCCAAATTTATTTAGTAACCCCTCAGAGGATGCTGAAGAAATCGAAAAAGGTAAGTAAACTCCTCAAGGATCTGCACCAGTCGAAAAGTAAAGGTTTGGCTTGGTTAATAGATCCTGATAAATGGCAGGGAACCGATCATTTTCTAAAAAATTTCTCTTGGGTTCAAGAGTCAGGTTTAGATCTGATATTGATTGGGGGAAGCCATTTAGAAAAGAATAATTTTGATAAGGTAGTTTCTACTATTCGGCAACATACTGGTAAGATTCCGATTGTTATTTTCCCAGGATCTCAAATGCAGCTTTCGGAGGCTGCAGACGCTATTTTATTTTTATCTCTAATCTCAGGTAGAAATCCAGAGTTTTTGATTGGTCAGCAGGTAGCGGCAGCTCCCCTTGTAAATTCTATGGGGTTGGAAGTGCTGCCAACAGGCTATTTACTTGTTAATGATGGTGAGATTCACAGTGTTCATGCAGTAAGTCAAACCTTGCCCATCCCTAATTCTAAATCGAAGCTGGTAAAGGCCACCGCTTTGGCAGGTTACTTTTTGGGAATGAGGTATTTCTTTTTAGATGCTGGAAGCGGTGCTCAAAAGCCTGTTTCAAGTCAAGTGATCGAAACCCTCTCAAAAGCCATTTCATGCCCTTTGATTATTGGTGGAGGTATTGATTCTCAGGAAAAAGTAAGAGAAGCCTATGAAGCGGGAGCTGACTTAGTTGTGCTTGGTAATAGCATAGAAAAAGACCCCGACTTTTTAGCCGAGGTCTTAAATTTTAAGGCTTGGTATAATTCTACGTTAAACGTTAATTAAGGATTCTCTCCTTCTCATTTTACCAGCTGGTACTCCGTACATCATTTTAAAACGTCTACAGAAGTAAGCGGTATCTTTATAACCAACCTCTTTCCCGATATCCCGGATTGATTTCTTGGTTGTTCTCAAAAGCTCAACTGCAGCCTCCATTCTTTGATATTCTATGTAATCCTGAGGATTAATACCTGTTAGCATCTTGAAATATTGACCTACGTAGTCCTCGGAAACATTGGCAACTTTGGCTAGAATCTTATTTGAAAGGTCTCCGCCAAGGTTGGTCTTGATGTAATTGAACAGGTCTATTAATCTAGGATCTTTGAAGTAGGTAGAATTGGTGGACAATTCCTCAAGAAATAATCTATTTTTGAGAATATGTCTCAATAATTCGATGACCAATAATTCAGTTTGTGATTTTAAAGCGCGTTCTTTTCCAACATTGCTTTGCTCCATTTCCTTCATCAAATCTTCTATGATCGTAGCCAAACGATCGTTGAACCTAATGATGAAAGGAGGGATATCAAGAGAGTTGAAGAAATTAACAACATCAAACACTTTAGATTCAAAGCTGACCATAGAAATACAGTCATCTTCAGTGTTCTTAATCTCTCTGAAACTTAAACTTTGAAGGTGCTTTCGCTTGGATTCCGTAAACTGATCTAAGCTCATTTCGCTTTTTTTGGCGCTTCCGCCAAAAGTCAGAACAGTTTTCTGGCCTCCAGGTAAGAAAAGTACTTCGCCTTCGTTAACTAATTCTTGGTCTTCACCAAATTTCAAAGAACCATGATGAAGCAGGACTAGCGTATTTTCAGGTTCCTCGTAGTTAACTATTGTTGCAGGCTTTTCCACCTGATAATTATTGCCCTTTAAAAAGCGGACATTAATCGATTCAATAACTTTATTGTAGTATTCCATTAATTTTTTGAAGAAAAACCAAAAATCAAAAATATGATTTTTCTTACTTAATTACTAAAAAATTTGATAAATGGTTATAAAAAATAAAAAAAGGCGTAATTTCTTGTAATTATACCTGTTCAATAAAGCTTGAAACTGGATTATCTTAATAAACTTCTGGATATTACTATTTTTTGTATCTCTGAAGTGCCCTCGTAGATCTGAGTGATCTTAGCATCTCTCATTAATCTTTCTACGTGATACTCTTTGACATAGCCATAGCCTCCATGAACCTGAATCGCTTCTACTGTGACATCCATCGCAACTTGAGAAGCATATAATTTTGCTATCGCCGAAGCTTGAGAGTAATCTTCGCCTTGATCTTTGGTCCAAGCGGCTTTGTAGACTAACAGACGAGCCGCTTCAATTTGGGTTGCCATATCTGCAAGTTTAAATTGAATGGCTTGATGTTTACTGATGGGTTTGCCAAAAGCTTCGCGTTCTTTTGAATAAGCCAAAGCCAATTCATAGGCTCCTGCAGCAATTCCAAGAGCTTGAGCAGCAATGCCAATTCTGCCTCCATTAAGTGTTTCCATGGCATAAGTAAAACCAAAGCCTTCTTCTCCAATTCTATTTTCTACAGGAACTTTGACATCGGTAAACATGAGTGAATGGGTGTCAGAGCCTCGAATTCCTAGCTTATCTTCTTTTTTACCTACGACAAATCCATCCCACTCTCTTTCTACAATAAATACAGAAATTCCTTTATGGCCTAATTCCGGATGAGTTTGGGCAATGACCAAGTATATACTGGCAGAATTGCCATTGGTAATCCAATTTTTCGTACCATTTAAAATGTAATGATCTCCATTAAGTTTGGCCTCTGTTCGCTGGGAGGTGGCATCCGAACCAGCTTCTGGCTCCGATAAACAAAAAGCTCCTAAAACTTCTCCTGATGCCAAGGGTCTTAAGTATTTTTCTTTTTGGGCTTCGGTCCCATATTTTTCAAGTCCCCAGCAGACCAAAGAGTTATTGACAGACATGGCTACTGAAGCAGAAGCATCAATTTTGGACAGTTCCTCCATGGCTATCACATAGGATAAAGTATCCATTCCGCCGCCATTATTTTCAGGCTTGACCATCATTCCCAAAAATCCCAGTTCCCCCATTTTTTTGACCTGTTCTTTTGGGAAAATCCCATGGGTATCTCTTTCAATTACACCTGGTAAAAGCTCAGTTTGGGCAAATTCTCTGGCCGCTTCTTTTACTGCAAGATGCTCTTCTGTCAATTGAAAATCCATAAAATACTTGGTTTATTGTAACTATATGGAAGATATGGCAAAAAAAGAAGAGGGACAAAAGCTTGCCCCTCTTCTCAATTCTTATTTGATCTGTATCAATCTCTTCCTCCGAAAAACACCATGATATAGTATGCTAAAGTGGTGATAGAGGCTAATGCCGCAACCACATAAGTCATGGCAGCCCATTTAAGAGCATCTTTAGACATCTCATACTCACTAGGCGTTACGATGTTTCGGGTTTTTACCCATGCCAAAGCCCGGCTACTTGCATCAAATTCCACAGGAAGCGTAACGATGGTAAATAGTGTGATGACACTATAGGAACCAACCACAATGTAGCCTATAAAAGGAATGGGGAGTCCCAAAGCAAAACCTCCAAATAGGGAAGCGATCAAGACAATATTTAAAATCTTGCCAGCACTATGCTGAATTGGAACTAGGGTAGACCTCAGGTTTAACCAAGTGTAAGAAGTTGCATGCTGCACCGCGTGCCCACACTCGTGCGATGCAACTGCTGCAGAAGCTGCATTTCTACCATAATAAACATCTGGGCTCAAGTTGACTGTTCTGTTTGCTGGGTTGTAATGGTCTGTTAATTGACCTTCCACACAAACTACCTGAACATCTGAGATGTTATTATCTGCCAACATTAATTTGGCGATTTCAGCCCCTGACAGGTTTGCCTGCAAAGGAGTCTGAGAATATTTTTTGAATTTGCTTTTTAGCCTTGAACTGACCGCGAAACCGGCGATGGCAAAAAGGATTACAATGACAAAAATCATAGCTTTATTGTTTGCTTGTTGATAACGTATTAATGACTTTCAGGTTGTTTATAGGTCGGTAATTTCATCATGGTTAACCAACTTATTAAACCTAATACAATAACCAGAATTAACTGTGTTCCATGGATGATGGCTGCGAAAATTTTACCATCCACTTCTGATACTCCAAATTGGATCAAAATAAAGGCCACAAGTGCGTGAAAGGTACCAATTCCCCCTTGAACAGGCGCTACCATGCCAATACTTCCCATAACCATGACTAAAAGGACTTCTCCACTGGACAAATTGGCAGTGCTACTTATACCCAAAGATACAAGATACATGGTCATGAAATAAATGATCCAAAGCACAATTGATCCTATCCAAAAGCCCCATGGATTATCCATCTGGCCAATTCTTTTTAATCCTCCACCAATTTCCCGAAAGAAGTGTTGGATTTTATTAATGATACCATGATCAGAAAACCTTTTGAAGATTAACCTGAGAATTAGGATTAGCACTAATAATCCTCCAAAAACAATGGGCAAATTGGATTGTAAGCTTGCTAAAAGTGAATCTATATTCACTAATTGGCCTGCTAGCTCAATAAATAATTCGTTTTGTAAGATGAATGCTAGAAAAATGGTAGCAATAAGGCAAAGCAAATCTACACTTCGCTCTAAGATGACGGTGCCTAATAAATGTCCTAAAGAAACCCCATTCGTTCGCGTTAACACCCCGCATTTTGCAACTTCACCTGCTCGAGGAATAAGTAAGTTTACCAAGTACCCAACCATGGTGGCATGATAACCTCGGTTGGGAGTGACTTTCTTTCCTTCCACCTCATGAATCAATAAAGTCCATCTCCAGCCTCTTAAATAATAGCCAAAAAAGGAGATAAATATAGAAGCTCCAATCCATAACCAATTACTGGTTTTAATTTGCTGAATCAGGCTTTCAATGGCAATATCTTTATATAAAAACCAAAAAATCCAGACGGCTATCCCTAAGGAAATGGCCACCTGGATCCATTGTTTAAGCTTTTGATTGTTCATCAAATGATTTTGTTATTATCGTCTGGGAAGATAACGATAGGTTTATGTTGCTTGGCTTCCGACTGCTCCATGCCTGCATAAGAAATAATGATGACTACATCCCCAACTTGTGCCTTTCTTGCGGCTGGGCCATTTAAGCATATCTGTCCGCTACCTCTCTCGCCAGTAATCACATAGGTTTCTAATCGTTCCCCATTATTGATATTGACAATTTGAACTTTTTCATTCTCGATCAAATTGGCTGCATCCATTAAGTCTTCATCAATAGTTACGGAACCTACATAATGTAGTTCTGCCTGGGTTATTTTAACTCGATGGATTTTAGATTTTAATACTTGGATTTGCATTGCTTGAAATTTGCCGCAAAATTAAGGAATTATTGGAAGGTTATCTATTAATCTGATATTTCCAATATAAGAAGCTACACAGATACTGGAAGCTTTTGACTGTGCAATGGATTCAATGACTTGAAAATTATCTGGGTTGATAAGCTCAAAATACTCTAAATTGGCCAGTGGCTCATCCTCAAATTTTTGCTGAATTTGGTTTCGAACTGCCAACCAATCTTTACCAGCTAAAAGTTCATTTTTAGCAAGATTTAAACTTTCTATCAGGATTAAAGATGCATCTCTTTCTTCTTTACTAAGTCTCAAGTTTCTGGAGGACAATGCTAAGCCGTCTTCTTCCCTGCGAGTGGGCACAGTGATAATTTCTGTCTGAAAGGAAAGGTCTTTAACCATTCTTTTGATTACAGCCACCTGCTGTAAATCTTTCTGACCAAAGAAAGCCTGATGAGGTCGGATAATATTAAAAAGTTTAGAAACGATAATGCCTACCCCACTGAAATGTCCCGGTCTAAAAGCGCCTTCTAAAACAGATTCCAAGTCACCAAAATGCATGCTTAGAACTGGTTTTTCAGGGTACATACTTTGGGGATCGGGAAGGTAAACTACGTCCACATTTTCTTTCTCCAAAAGGGCTAAATCCTCCTTGATTAGGGATGGATAATTGTCAAAATCCTCTTGATTATTGAACTGAATGGGGTTTACGAAGATAGAAACTACTGTAATATCATTTGATTTCTTGGAGTTTCTAATCAGATCTAAATGCCCTTCATGTAAGGCGCCCATTGTAGGTACGAAACCGATGATTTTCTGGCTTTGGAGCGATTGGAGCCATATTTTTTGCCATTCTGCTCCCGTTTTTAAAACCTGCACGGAATAGGGGTATTTAATAGGTAAATAGCAGCAAAACTAGATTAATATTTAGAAAAACAAGGCTTATAAGGCTTTTTTTATTATCTTTGTGCCGTTGTTTATCACCATAATAACGATAAAATCCAAAGAGCATGTCTAAACTACGTATCCTCTACGTTGCAAGTGAAATCAACCCTTTTCTCCAAACTTCCGAAGTAGCCAATTTCCTAAGATCTCTTCCTCAAGCGATGCAAGAGAAAGGAATGGAAATTCGAATTTTGGTGCCAAGATTTGGTTTGATCAATGAAAGAAAAAACAGACTTCACGAAGTAGTTCGTCTTTCAGGAATCAATATTGCAGTGGGAGAAGAAGAAAAACCTTTAGTAATCAAAGTGGCTTCCATTCCGAATGCGAAATTGCAGGTCTACTTCATAGATAACGAGGATTACTTCCAGCGTAAGAGCGTGTTCCATGACAAGCAGCAGAAATTTTACGAAGATAACGACGAAAGAGCGATCTTCTTCTGTAAGGGAGTTATAGAGACTGTTAAGAAATTGGGTTGGGCTCCTGATATCGTGCATTGTAATGACTGGATGACCAGTTTAATTCCAATGTATTTGAAAACGACCTACAAAAACGAACCTTTATTTAAAGATACTAAATCTGTTTTTGCTATTTATAACAACGGATTTTCTCATACCTTTGGCGACGATTTGTTAAACAAGGTTAAGATGGTAGACATAGATGATACTATTTTAGCACCTTTGAAAAGCAAAGACTTTGAAGGCTTTATCAGCATGGGAATGCAGTATGCAGACATGGTGGTGAAAGGCGGAGAAGTGTCAGATAAATTGAACCAACTAATAGAGGATTTCTCAAAAGACAAGAAGTTTGAAATCAGCATCGAAGCAGAAGAACAGGCTCATGAAGAGCTCTACGGCATTTACACAACACTCGCCGGCTAAATTGGCCCTATGGGCCCTCTTGTCCATCATTTTAACTAATTCTTGCAGCGACCCTGCTACGGTGGGTATCGAACTTGCTCCGGGAAACAACCAGATTGGTACGTTTTTCGAAGAGTTTGAATTACCTGCTGAGGTTGTGTTAATCGATTCATTCAATACCACCAAGAGAGGTAATCTCGTGGTGGGTATTGAGCAAGA
Above is a window of Algoriphagus machipongonensis DNA encoding:
- a CDS encoding zinc metallopeptidase, translating into MIFVIVILFAIAGFAVSSRLKSKFKKYSQTPLQANLSGAEIAKLMLADNNISDVQVVCVEGQLTDHYNPANRTVNLSPDVYYGRNAASAAVASHECGHAVQHATSYTWLNLRSTLVPIQHSAGKILNIVLIASLFGGFALGLPIPFIGYIVVGSYSVITLFTIVTLPVEFDASSRALAWVKTRNIVTPSEYEMSKDALKWAAMTYVVAALASITTLAYYIMVFFGGRD
- a CDS encoding lysylphosphatidylglycerol synthase transmembrane domain-containing protein, whose translation is MNNQKLKQWIQVAISLGIAVWIFWFLYKDIAIESLIQQIKTSNWLWIGASIFISFFGYYLRGWRWTLLIHEVEGKKVTPNRGYHATMVGYLVNLLIPRAGEVAKCGVLTRTNGVSLGHLLGTVILERSVDLLCLIATIFLAFILQNELFIELAGQLVNIDSLLASLQSNLPIVFGGLLVLILILRLIFKRFSDHGIINKIQHFFREIGGGLKRIGQMDNPWGFWIGSIVLWIIYFMTMYLVSLGISSTANLSSGEVLLVMVMGSIGMVAPVQGGIGTFHALVAFILIQFGVSEVDGKIFAAIIHGTQLILVIVLGLISWLTMMKLPTYKQPESH
- the panD gene encoding aspartate 1-decarboxylase gives rise to the protein MQIQVLKSKIHRVKITQAELHYVGSVTIDEDLMDAANLIENEKVQIVNINNGERLETYVITGERGSGQICLNGPAARKAQVGDVVIIISYAGMEQSEAKQHKPIVIFPDDNNKII
- the panC gene encoding pantoate--beta-alanine ligase yields the protein MQVLKTGAEWQKIWLQSLQSQKIIGFVPTMGALHEGHLDLIRNSKKSNDITVVSIFVNPIQFNNQEDFDNYPSLIKEDLALLEKENVDVVYLPDPQSMYPEKPVLSMHFGDLESVLEGAFRPGHFSGVGIIVSKLFNIIRPHQAFFGQKDLQQVAVIKRMVKDLSFQTEIITVPTRREEDGLALSSRNLRLSKEERDASLILIESLNLAKNELLAGKDWLAVRNQIQQKFEDEPLANLEYFELINPDNFQVIESIAQSKASSICVASYIGNIRLIDNLPIIP
- a CDS encoding glycogen/starch synthase; protein product: MSKLRILYVASEINPFLQTSEVANFLRSLPQAMQEKGMEIRILVPRFGLINERKNRLHEVVRLSGINIAVGEEEKPLVIKVASIPNAKLQVYFIDNEDYFQRKSVFHDKQQKFYEDNDERAIFFCKGVIETVKKLGWAPDIVHCNDWMTSLIPMYLKTTYKNEPLFKDTKSVFAIYNNGFSHTFGDDLLNKVKMVDIDDTILAPLKSKDFEGFISMGMQYADMVVKGGEVSDKLNQLIEDFSKDKKFEISIEAEEQAHEELYGIYTTLAG